CATCCAGCACGTTGTCTGGGTCGTCAAAGTCAAAGTCCTCGTCGAGAGCAGCTACGATGTCTGGGTCCATGTCCAGCCTGGGTCCTTTGAGAAAAAAAACACGAGGGGGGGGGGAGTTAAAAACTTGGAAGAATTCACTGATTTAGAATCATGACCTGGCATTTGGTTTTGTTACTGACGGAGGCCTCTTACCTGAGACGGGGGCAGCTTTGTTCAACATTCCCACCTCCTCCTCAAACTCTGACGCAAACACAGAGGAGGGCAAGTTGAAGGAGACGGTCTGCTGAAGTTACAAAAGCATAGTAGGTTTAATACTTCCGTTTATCACAATGACCTCAAAAATACTGGCTACCCTACTCGCTGTTGCTATAAAATGTGTAGTGGTTATTAAGAGAAATGTAGTCATGATAGCTAATGTTGGCCCCATACCCCATCCTACAGTCACTCCTACCACAACCTAAAATACACTATGTATTGGGGAAAGTGGGGAAATTTGATCTCACAAATGCAAGCCTCTTAAAAACTACTCCAGCTAGCTACATTGTTAGCAAAGGACAAGATCATTTCAACTTGTATTTTCACCATCGGCGGTTTGGTCCAATATATAGCCCAAACATTCACACAACCGTTCCACTCAGCAACAACCACTGGACCTCCTGTTAAACTTACAGGATtaaccttttcctcctcctcctcatcttcctcgtCATCATCATCCCCATCCTGGAGGTCATGGGTACGTTTGCCTCTCTGTGATTTGCCGGATGAAGCCCACTCTACGGGCCGAGCCGTTTCTCTCAGGTGCTGCAGGTAGTTGTAGTCGTCGTCGAAAAACACCCCAaactccctctgctcctctcgcCGCTTGTCCACCTCCACCTGAACACAGACAGTAGAGTAAGTGGTTACGGACCATgagacaaaaaaatacaattgtgcACATAAAGCAGGATTTTAATGCACCAAATATCTTGGTTGTCCTTGGCCAATGAATATCTACAACAAATATGTTTTTGACTTGAAGTGCAACTCTTCTACTAGGACAAGTAGCCTAAATATTGTAACCAATGGATGTCTTTTGATGAAAACTGTGACCATTTCTTCCATTGCAACACTATATACCTGAGTAAAGTTTGGTACATATACTAACACAGTGGGTACTAGAacccctgggggtacttggtctatccacagggggtacttgacaCGAATCTCAATCAAAATGTACTTATAAAGCCCTTtctacatcagcagatgtcacaaagtgcttatacagaatccaagcctaaaatcccaaatcagcaagcaatgcagatggagAAGCACGGACTCTCAAGACTCATGCACATGAGTGGGTACTTCAGCGGTACTCtgggcagagcaaaattcagtttCTATGCAATACTCATGTAAACACCCTACTCTGTTAATCTTAATCGGCGTAAGGTCACATTAAATCGCAGATTAAAACACTTgcttttctgagcaatctttcaaaTTAATAGGACATGTAAACAACTTCATCGGCGGTCCAGCGGTGTCTCTGATCTGCGCATGCGTTAGCACCAGCACGAGTGAAATGAGTTCGGTACAACTAAACGTATGCGTTTTAGAAGTCGTTTTTCCACATACAAACTTTACATgtccgaactcagaatcaaatatgctTCCCGAAAATAACATGTTCactgtggtagaacgtttattttgattgggGATTTTAGGCATTTATCAGAGCGTCAACAGGTAACCTTTTCAGAGGTGtccagatgtgtccatgtaaacaggattattaggggaATTGTTCTTCTTGCAAAACATGCATATACGttttaatcaaactattatattaatctgactatccacagTAATCTCATTATTAACCATACTCAGTAAccggttgggaaccactgtaatAACACGTTCTTACCTTTTGTGCGGGTAGGAGGACATGCTGTGGTGCTTTCTCGTCAGCAGCGAGGGGGTCCCTCTGACTTCTGTGGACCAGGTGGAAGGTCACCGCTTTCTTCTTGTCAATGAATGCCTTCTTCCTTTTATTAGGCTAGAAAAGAAAGACATGTAGATAATGCAATTTGTTACATAGGCTTTGGGTCAACTGCATCAGGCTCAGATGCAGCAATATGTCAGTGACCTGTGTTGAGTGGTCACTGTTCATCACAAGCCCTTTGTACATGAGGGTTAGGCAGTAAGAAAGGAAGAACTGTTCTGAAATGTAAATTGATGTTCATgcactagctagttagctaacttagCTTAACTTGCTAACAACCAACACACAATCTAGTTTGTTGGCTATTGCTAAAACGATCAAACTCACCCACACTTGAAACaacatattagctagctaacatgtttGGTTTAGTAGACATTGATAAGCACAACAGTTGGCATTATTAATGTAACGCTAGTAAGttagctgcctgtctgtctgtcgacaTAGATAGAATGCAAAGCTAAAACAACGTTGGCAGCTGAAAGTGTGCTTACCATAGTTCAATTGGATCGCTGTGAACACactttcaaagtatttttacaaAAACGTTTCTGACAGTTATCTCGCGCTAAAATAGTGTCATTTACGgggatgaaaaaaataaatgtcaatgTTGTTTATCCACGCGGACTCCTTCCTCACACGCTGCTTCTACCATTTTTGGAACAAACCATTTCACAGGACAAAAGGGGTGTACTTTGTTCACTTCATACATTATATCAGATGGCTGGCTATACATTCTTGTATTTGTATTAATATATTATGTTGTCAAAGTATGTATTCTCTATGAAATAATTGTTCATTGAAAACCAATTAACTGAAATGTAAgtagcctggcgggtaggagcgttgggccagtaaccgaaaggttgctggatcgaatccacagctgacaaggtacaaatctgtcgttctgcccctgaacaaggcagttaattttttttattaacaCATCAATGCAGAAAGTACATGGAGGAACACAAGTATATATGAATAATATACAAAGGAAAATGGGGCTAGGGgatacaatatcacattacacaaggaccttaagggacagaCATACTTATACTTCTAACAGTTGTTTTGTTAGAatatttaattgtcttaaaatatagttcaatttctttttgtaaggtaagaaaatgtgttttgtttgtaaatttacatttgtgaatatgaaatttgGCACGACAAATAAtacaattaattacataaaattgtTTCAATTTATTTCTATCTTaggtaaagaatccaagcagtacatctctgCACAATAGTGCATAATCGTTGAGTTTATGTTTttcttaaacttcttcatatagtggttgtcaggataatatttatgaataattttaaaggaaacgtacttaattttgttaacaagtaggttctgagggtcaggtcttgacactcctgaataataaagcaacacctgagcaaggcagttaaactactgttccccgggcgccgatgacgtggatgttgattaggCAACCcgccgcacctctctgattcagaggggttgggttaaatgcgggagACACATTTCAGTGGAAGCATTCAGTTGTACATTGACGAGGTATCCCCATTCCCCTAATACGTGTTCCCCTTCAGTTGGTATAACCCAGACGAGCAAACTAATCGATAATGAACAACAGGAATCGATCACAGCATCATCCAGCTCAAGACTTCCCGATAttttgtgtaacctttatttaagaaaGTAaatcagataagaacaaattactatttacaatgacggcctacaccggccgaaCCCGGAagtcgctgggccaattgtgcgccgccctacggggctcccaatcacggccgtttgtgatacagtctgttttattttattggcACGAAATCTACAAAGCTTTTGTAATGTGAGGTGAGCAATAGCCAATGAGAGCTCACCAGAGAAGAAGCCAGTGAGATTACTTTATTTTGCATCACAAATAACGCGTAGAGAACAAAttactatttacaatgacggcctacaccggccgaaCCCGGAagtcgctgggccaattgtgcgccgccctacggggcTCCCAATCTCGGCCGTTTGTGATACAGtctgttttattttattggcACGAAATCTACAAAGCTTTTGTAATGTGAGGTGAGCAATAGCCAATGAGAGCTCACCAGAGAAGAAGCCAGTGAGATTACTTTATTTTGCATCACAAATAACGCGTAGACTATAGAGAAGGAGCGATTACTACCGCTAGTATACTTTTGCACTTGCCTTTAATCAAAGCCACATTGTCAAATCGCTACAGCTCTGAAGTTCACAAGCAATGTTATTAAATTCTAAATGTTGGCTAGGTATTTCAACTCTGGCAAGcgtgaatgtctgactgaaaaTATTTCAGGCTGCTTTGAGCCACTGCTCCTTGCAGCTACATTAAATAACACAATTGTTTTCTTGAGACAGCGTGGTATCGACAATCCTCAACACCAAGTGAAGAATCTTGCAGCGTGTGATATCAGAGCCCAAAATCAATATCGACTCATTGGAGATCCACCATAAATATTTGCTCATTTAAGTAGGGCAATTTGTTTAATTTCTTCTTAGCATGCTGAGAAAGGATTCTACATTTGAATATTTATGGACAAATCTAAAGCTCAGACACAGACAGCAGATATTACATTTTCATAATATAATTTTTATTTAGTTTAATCCCAAACTGAGAAATCAACTGAAACGGTGTGTCAACATGAAACTTTAAAAACTTGATCAGTGCATTATTTATTATTGGAGCATCTCCGTAAACAGAATTGAACACAAATCCCCCTGATTGTCAAATACAAGAGGCATAACTTCCAAACTGTGGCACAAGTATGTTGGTTTCGTTTTAAAACAAAATGTCTCTATTGAGTGAATTCAAGAGAGACAAAGGCATACAACGTTAAAacataactataactatatagcGTATGTTTTATGCATGAATTATAACTAGTGTATCCGCTAACCGCGTTCCCAGCGGGAACGACTCGATATTAGTGTATTTGCAAAGCAACACATATTGCACCCCAAGCCCGTTATTTTACTTTGTTCTTCCACTGGATCCTCTTCAGACGTTCATGGAAAGAAGGAGGAACTGAAAAGACAAAAGTTATTTCATAATCAAAAGCAAATCATGTCTTGGTGGAAACATCACACCGGATGGAATTTTACAGTGGAAACATATTATACAAAATGTAATGTTCATATTATACAATGTTTATTATACCTGCAGTATGTTCATGTTGACCTGACCTGTCTTGCTTTGGTCCAATGCTTGGAAAACCCCTGGGGGaggacaaatatatatatttttgtcaacAACCAATATAACATTGGGTATGTCCAACAACTCCAAAGCACTAAACATGTTGAGTGTTTACTTGTTCCATGAAAATGCAAGTTATTTGAGCAGATATATCCCATAAGGTGGTACAGTCCCTTGGTACTCACTGAACATATTTTCCAGGCGGACGATGCAGGTGAGGTAGTCATCAAAGTCGATGTCATAGTTCTCGTCAGCGAACCTCAAGCCAAGCAGCTGGAGGAGCTTAGTGTTCAGATGCATGCCTTGGATGGTGAAGACAGAATGTTACTAGTTAGGCTCTGATTCACACCTAAAGTCACACTTTTGTCTTTCTGCCCCCCCCTGAAATGTCTTCTTGAGAAAGTGTGGGAGtactcacagagaaagagacctTCAAGATCAAAAGACAGGATTCAACACTAGCATTCTACCATTGAGATATGACCTTCTATGCAGGCATTCTGTGCTAACCCCATGTACCACGCTGTAGTCTCTCACCTGCTGCTTTCAGAGCTATGCGGAGCTCATAGGAGGACATCTTCCCTGACCGGTCCGTGTCATAAGAAATGAAGAGCATCTGCAACCAACGCCATAGACATCGTTATCACCTCCACACACACGTTCAATATTAAATTGACGTCATAGGCTATTGTAAAACAATGTATATGATATTGTAACTGACAGCAACATGTTGTCATGCTGTACTTACAATCCATTTCTTCATCTTTTCCCAGAAGACCTTGAACTCCTGAAACTCAAGCTGCCCTGAATTGTCAACCTGGATTGATCTGTCAAGGCAAATAacgtacatgaccaaaagtatgctcgtcaaacatctcattccaaaatcatgggcattaatattgagttggtccCCAATTTGCTACTCTAACTCTTCTGgaaaagctttccactagatgttggaacattactgcgggaacttgcttccattcatctacaagagcattaatgaggtcgggcaatgatgttggccgattagtcctggctcgcagtcggcgttccaattcatcccaaaggtgttcgatggggttgaagtcagggttctgtgcagaccagtcaagttcttccacacgattgacaaaacatttctgtatggacttcgctttgtgcacaggggccttgtcatgctgaaacaggaaatgtccttccccaaactgttgccacaaagttggaaacacagaattgtctaaaatgtcattgtaagttgtagtgttaagatttgccttcactggaactaagaggcctagcccgaaccatgaaaaacagccccagaccattattcctcttccaccaagctttacagttggaactatgcattacatgaggtagtgttctcctggcacctgccaaacccagattcatccatcagactgccagatggtgaagcgtgaattCATCACTCTAgaaaacacgtttccactgctccagtccaatggtggtgagcttacATCACTTCAGCtgaagcttggcattgcgcatggtgatattTGGCTTGTGtttggctgctcggccatggaaaatcatttcatgaaactccagacgaacagtttttgtactgacgttgcttccgggggcagtttggaactcggaagtgagtgttgcaacagaggacagaccattttttacgcgcttcagcactcggcgggtcccattctgtgagcttgtgtggcctaccacttcccggctgagacgttgttgctcctagacgtttccacttcacaataacagcacttacagttgaccaaggcaggtctagcagggcagaaatttgacgaactgacttgttggaaaggtggtatcctatgacagtgccatgttgagtcactgaactcttcagtaaagccattctacttccaatgtttgtctatggagattgcatgactgtgtgctttaTTTTATGCACCTGTCCGCAacagtgtggctgaaatagctaaatcccctaatttgaaggagtgtccacatgctttgtatatatagtgtacattgtAAAAGCATGAATCCAGTAATGTATTTTCCAAAGCCTCATTATAGGCATTTAGGAGAGGTGAAGGATACATCCATCAGGTTGATGATGCTGTGGCAGGTGTTGAGACTCAGACCGTCAAACTTGATCTCTCTCCCTGAAGGAAAAGAGAGGAACATCATAACAAATTCCTGAAATAGCCATGACCATATTATAGGATCTGTAATCCATGAAAGTATAACCTCACAGACCCAGAGTGTGCAAGTCATTTATCTTTAAAGAGTCAAGAGTCAAACAATGTGCGTGTGGATGTGTATTCAAGTGGCATTCGTTGAATTGCTCTTTATGCTAACGTCTTGAGTTGTAATAACACACAATGGATGGAACTTTTAAGAGGGCTGCTTACTCCTGCTAAGTACTCCATTCAACACCTGCTGAAGCTCCCTGGCAGAGATGGCCTGGTCCTAAGGAGAAGACACAATAGACAAACAATGATATTCTGGCTATGACCAATGAGTGGCGCACACGTTTCAAAGTTTATTCGCCACAGGACACAACAGGTgcaaaacagtacagtgaaatgttgtACATTGAGAGCTCTTTCAGGTCAGtgccagtaccttattcaatgtgtaggggtactggagtggttgaggTGGGTTTATACATAAAAAGTGACTGGTtgtaggatatacatgtaaacagggctgaaaagtgactggtagcaggaatatataaatacgtatggtaatatacagtacggatggtaatatatacatgtaaacaggagtaacaGTGACCAGTAGCAGAAATAGATAGATACTAATGGTAATCAATAATCAATTAAGCGCAGCGTAAATGGtagcaataaatcaaatcaataatAATTTTAGCAGCAGCGTAGGTATGAGGGGGTGTAAGTGTGTGGCATCAataatgagtgtgtgagtgaggctgcatgcgagtgtgtgtgtgtgtgtgagagaaagagtgacagtgaaggtgtgtgtgtcagagtgggaAGAGTGTGTGGATCGTCTGTGGGAGTGGGATATTATAAGAGGGAGAGCAGTAGTTGTTAgccatttaacagtcttatggccagGGGATATGACATCACTGTATTCCTTTCGACATGCTTATAGTATCTGAATCAGTGACATTGCCAGTTCAGCAGAGACAGCTCTCCTAATTTCTTAGAAGATTTTCATTTTCTTACCGAACCAGCAATCTTTTCAAACATTCTCCTCAGTCCCTTCTCCTCATCCGTCTCCTCCTCTGGTAGACTGGGCATTGGAGGCTGAGAGATACATCACAATACATCATCAACAGGAAGTACAGAGCGTCTCAGCGTTGCAGTTTTGTGATATTCAACAGCAGAGTACTTACATCTGGCAAATCAGCATCTACTGTGTTACCCATCTCCCTGTTGATGACAACATCCCGTGATTAGCTTTCTCAAGCCACAAACATGAACTTGTCCAGCACATCTTACATTGAACGACAATTTAGGCTACATGCCATGTTAAAAGTCAAATACATCTTAGCGTAGATCGGCTACAGCCATCAAGTGCTTTCATTCAACCTTTCCCTTAACCAACTATCTGCTGGAAACTAATACTGATTCACAGGCAATACTCCCAAACGTAAATATCATACATGGTTCCGGCTGCCTTCTCCGAGAAGATGCGTATGATGAAGTCGGCCTCGTCGTGGGGCTGGAAGGTGGTGGGCACCAGCAGGTAGTTCCCTGGGGGCAAGGTGAAGCGCTCGGAGATCTCCCTCACGTTGATGTAGGTCTTACTGCGAGCCTTGGACCCATTGTACCGGAAGAAGTCTTTCCCCAGATGGTCCTCATCTGCAGGGgcctgagggagaagagagagggagggacatgtTTTTAAAGACCCTTCAAATAACGAATGAGTAACTTTGTGATTAACAAAATAACTGTTACTATAGTATAGCATGTACTAGGAAATTGAAAACCAATGTATTCCTATTGTTTGTGCATATGGTCTCTTGCATGCAGTGTCTCTAACCTCGTAAAGAGCAAAGCCAATGGTTTGCAGGTCCAGTCCCTCTTTCCTCAGCGCACGGCGGTTCTTCTGCATCAGAGCGATGACCACGCTGCACTTATCATTATTATCGTCAGCATGCAGCAGGGTCAGCTTGAACTGAGGGTTGGTCCAAAATGTATCTGGGGGAAAACAGGTTTAAATGGTTGTATtactgctgggctggaacaaaaagcCTATATACACTATCTGGCATTCCAGAATCAGGGTTGGTCACTTCTGGCACAGTGGATTCATCATAAAGATACAATTGGCATTCCTTTTATCTGGGTCATCAAACTTTGTATGAACCAAGCTGACTGTCACATTGCGAGGCTCagacgttcagatagaaatgtactGTGTAGAATATATATGTTAATCATGTATAATAGGGAATCAAGTCAagtctattcattacatttctgtcTGCAGCCTTGTCCTCTCACCTATGAAGTTTCTGCAGCCGCCTGCGGTGGAGCCCCGGATCCAGTTGCCCTCGAACATGTTCACCTCCCATTTCCGCTTGGTGTCGTCCGTCAGAGAGTCCGGCGTCAGGTTGCAGATCTCTATCTTATCGTAGTTGGCCTTGAAATCCTCAAACTCCATCCTGAAACAAGCAACCATTTTGATTCAGAAAAGGCTTCACTGTATACAGGATTGGACCCAGACCTTGTCCGGTAACTCTTCAGGGCCACTGGAAAACCTATTGCTGTTGAACATGCGGGATGTAGTGCCAGATGTAAACCTAAAACTATTAAAATCGCTGTTGTTACTAACCAGAATTCCCCATCATCCATGGAGTTCTGAAGAATGCGTTTTTTCTCAGAACTGTCGATTACATTCCACTCCCTAGACCTGTAAGAGAGAAAACAGATAACAGAATAACCATGTTCCCATAATGGTCATTTTTGTTCCTACTCATCTCAGCAACGCCTGATGGAAATTAACTGCACTCACTCGTCACTCCAGGCACCGTTCCATTCCACCTGTCCCCAAGGGTTCCTGATCCGGATCAGCTTGACCTTTTTCCCTCTGTAGTTAACCTCCTCAAGGCCTGTGATGGAGTAGGCGTGTCCCTTCACCAGTCCTGAAGCTGTCTGGGCCTCTGACTCAGCAGAGCTGGTGATCTGGAGAGAGCAAAAATCACAATCTGTATCCGTCACCAAAGACCAGGACTGTCTCTCAGACATGGAcccgtattcacaaagtgtctcgtAGTAGTAGgagtgcagatctaggatcaggtccatccTGTCTATATTATCTTATTAGTTGTGATCTAAAAGACAAAAACTGATCCTATATCTGACCGGCACTTCTATTCTGAGACGCTTTGGAAATACAGGACCTGGTGTCTAAGGACCCCATGTATAATGGTCTTCCAGTGAAACTGGTTTAGGAGGCCCTTACGTCTATAGAGCAGCCCATCATTGAGCCTCTGTCGTAGGCCTTCTTCATGATGTTGAAGAGGTCGGTTGGAGCGCTTTTGGTCTCGTACGTCTCCCCAACGCCGCCGGTGAAGTCCTCCATGGCCTCTAGGGTAGAGCCTCCCTTCAGGGACTCATAGCTCCCGTTCAACCTGACAAGACAAGGAATGGAATGGGTTAACTGGGGATACAACGGGCATCAAATAGCAGGCATTTGAAAATTAACCCAAGCTTTGCAGCTAGTGTACTGCATGCATTTGGTGAAAAATTGGTTGCAATCATCCAATGCTCATGTTTTACATGAACTACACACTATCAAGCAAACGTGACAATAGTTGTACAAAACACCTATTTTAGTTTGCATAAATGTTATACCTGTACTTTTCAAAGTTTACAAGTTACGCATACTTGGCATAGGCCTTCTCCAGCAGTGCGCTCCAAAACTCGTTGTTGGAGGCAGAGTGGAGCAGTACCAGGCGGTTCCTCACAGCAGGCAGTCGGTCATCCACCACCACGTCCAGCCATCTGTTGTGCTGCCAGAACTGAGGGGAGAGACATGTCAGACTATACTTACGGATGACTTCCTTCAACTAAAGAATTATGTAATCACTGATGTCAATAGAGTAAGTACGATGTAACAATTAACATGTAAGACTGAAACATTCGGTGAATAATGTAATATTGTCATATAGATAAAATACAATGTTCTGTCAATACATGTGAAGGGGCAGTTGATAGCTGTGTAGTGGGCGAGTCTACCTGGAAGTGGAAGATGCCGGCGTAGCTGCGGTCAAAGCCCTGGTCGTTGGGCACCACTCTGGCCAGGGTCTCCTTATGGAGGGTCAGAGAGGCAATGGCCGCCAGGAGCCAGCAGTCCCCTGGGTGAAAAACATGTGATGAGTCAGGACCTACACACTGAAAGCCATGGACATAACCTCCCACCTTAGCTGTCGTATGTAATGCTATAGAGTCTAAGTCTTCAACTCAAGGCCCGGGGGCCACATCAGGCCCAGAATCTGCTTTCTTGTGGTCCCCAGACAAATATCTCATTGTTATTTCTAGTGTTTGGATATCGATGTATGATATACGATTTGTATCATATAAGAAGTACTATGTATACAAACCTAGTGCTCCTTGACATATGTCTGTCCTATCAGCCCCACCAACTATGAATTCGGGATTCTCACAAAGTTCCTGTAAAAGAATAGGAGCAAGTATAAGTGGCTTAGTGACAGTGGAGAAACAGGTTTTAAAAGGAGATGGGGTTTGGAGTGACTCTGCCACTTCGGGAAGGTGTGTTCACATTCCTGGTGTCTTAAATCAGTCAAAGTCCCCgcggaaacacagagagacggtACAACTATTCATTCACAAGGATCAACCAAGAGAGAAATGCTTAAGGATCACAAAAAAGGATCTTAGTTGGATATTTCCCATTTTAGTCACTAATGTTACAGGGAGAGATGGTTTTCTTAAGAGGTTTGAGGTATGCTAGTTTTAATAGTTGATCACAGATCTTAATAGTTACACATTGCAGTATCAACCTTGGCAAGGCACTTCATCTCAATGGAGTTGTGTGGTCAGCGGTATGTATTGAAATGCACAGTGTaaatgt
This genomic stretch from Oncorhynchus clarkii lewisi isolate Uvic-CL-2024 chromosome 13, UVic_Ocla_1.0, whole genome shotgun sequence harbors:
- the LOC139424580 gene encoding calpain-9-like, which translates into the protein MPAKSISTQADGKTFEQLRQECLQKKKLFEDPDFPACDSSLYYSQSVPINFEWKRPGELCENPEFIVGGADRTDICQGALGDCWLLAAIASLTLHKETLARVVPNDQGFDRSYAGIFHFQFWQHNRWLDVVVDDRLPAVRNRLVLLHSASNNEFWSALLEKAYAKLNGSYESLKGGSTLEAMEDFTGGVGETYETKSAPTDLFNIMKKAYDRGSMMGCSIDITSSAESEAQTASGLVKGHAYSITGLEEVNYRGKKVKLIRIRNPWGQVEWNGAWSDESREWNVIDSSEKKRILQNSMDDGEFWMEFEDFKANYDKIEICNLTPDSLTDDTKRKWEVNMFEGNWIRGSTAGGCRNFIDTFWTNPQFKLTLLHADDNNDKCSVVIALMQKNRRALRKEGLDLQTIGFALYEAPADEDHLGKDFFRYNGSKARSKTYINVREISERFTLPPGNYLLVPTTFQPHDEADFIIRIFSEKAAGTMEMGNTVDADLPDPPMPSLPEEETDEEKGLRRMFEKIAGSDQAISARELQQVLNGVLSRRREIKFDGLSLNTCHSIINLMDVDNSGQLEFQEFKVFWEKMKKWIMLFISYDTDRSGKMSSYELRIALKAAGMHLNTKLLQLLGLRFADENYDIDFDDYLTCIVRLENMFRVFQALDQSKTGQVNMNILQFLLLSMNV